One region of Colius striatus isolate bColStr4 chromosome 4, bColStr4.1.hap1, whole genome shotgun sequence genomic DNA includes:
- the COLEC12 gene encoding collectin-12 isoform X1 produces MKDDFAEEEEVQSFGYKRFGIQEGTQCTKCKNNWALKFSIILLYILCALLTITVAILGYKVVEKMDNVTGGLETSHRRYTEKLTEVESGLKKLDDQAGQKAMNTNTELSSFRSDILALRQQLHDVAEKTTRNKDTLEKLQESGNVLDDRQSQMRSALDSNSFMIISVNKTLQSYTGYINNLQQDTSNIQTNLQNQVHSHNVVIMNLNNLNLTQIQQRNLISVLQKSMEDTSLAILRIKNDFQNLQQVVLQARKDTDWLKEKVQNLQTLAANNSALAKANNDTLEDMNNQLSSFSGQMENITTIAQANEQNLKDLQEQHKEYENRTSAKFNQLEERFQVFESDIVNIISNISYTAHHLRTLTSNLNEVRTTCTDTLSKHSDELIFMNSTLANIRLDSASLKVQQDLMRSRLDVEVANLSVIMEEMKLVDSKHGQLIKNFTILQGPPGPRGPKGDRGPQGPLGPSGLKGQKGEKGEPGPPGPAGEKGPPGPTGPPGEKGGKGSRGSPGSKGQRGSPGKTGLPGPSGDPGPPGPQGKDGPPGPQGPPGFQGLQGTVGEPGVPGPRGLPGLPGVPGLPGPPGPPGPPGLPGPGMPMALQSEPTTVPEANGCSPRWKNYTEKCYYFSIEREIFEEAKLFCEERASHLVIINNKEEQQWIKRQIFGKGSFWIGLTDSEKENEWRWLDGSIPVYTNWKTGQPDNWSHGHGPGEDCAGLIYAGLWNDFYCEDVNNFICEKDMDKGQIFGV; encoded by the exons TTGTAGAAAAAATGGACAATGTGACAGGTGGCTTGGAAACATCCCACAGAAGATACACAGAAAAGCTCACAGAGGTGGAAAGTGGTCTGAAGAAACTAG ATGACCAAGCTGGACAAAAAGCCATGAATACAAACACTGAACTGTCTAGCTTCAGATCTGATATTCTGGCTCTCCGTCAGCAACTTCATGACGTTGCAGAGAAAACTACCAGAAACAAAGATACACTGGAGAAGCTACAAGAGTCTGGAAATGTATTAGATGATAGGCAGAGCCAAATGAGAAGTGCCTTAGATAGTAACTCTTTCATGATCATCAGTGTCAATAAGACTCTTCAGTCGTATACTGGCTATATCAACAATCTTCAACAAGACACAAGTAATATCCAAACAAACTTGCAAAACCAAGTGCATTCTCATAATGTGGTCATCATGAACCTGAACAACTTGAACCTGACACAAATACAGCAAAGAAATCTTATCAGTGTCCTGCAGAAGTCAATGGAAGATACAAGCCTTGCTATTCTAAGAATCAAGAATGACTTTCAAAATCTGCAGCAGGTTGTCCTTCAAGCCCGAAAGGACACTGACTGGCTTAAGGAGAAAGTACAAAATTTACAGACTTTAGCCGCCAACAACTCAGCATTGGCAAAAGCTAACAATGATACACTTGAAGACATGAATAATCAGCTCAGCTCCTTCAGTGGGCAAATGGAGAACATCACCACAATTGCCCAAGCCAATGAACAAAATCTAAAGGATCTCCAGGAACAGCATAAAGAATATGAAAATAGAACTTCTGCCAAATTCAACCAGCTAGAAGAGAGGTTCCAGGTCTTTGAAAGTGATATAGTCAATATCATTAGCAACATCAGCTACACTGCTCATCATCTACGGACACTGACTAGCAATCTCAATGAGGTCAGGACAACTTGTACAGACACCTTAAGTAAACATTCGGATGAGCTGATTTTTATGAACAGCACGCTAGCCAATATTCGCTTAGACTCTGCATCTCTAAAGGTGCAACAGGATTTAATGAGGTCAAGGTTAGATGTTGAAGTTGCCAATTTGTCAGTAATCATGGAAGAAATGAAGCTCGTGGATTCCAAACATGGTCAACTCATCAAGAACTTCACTATCCTACAAG GCCCTCCTGGTCCAAGGGGACCTAAAGGCGACAGAGGCCCTCAAGGTCCTCTTGGTCCCTCTGGCCTAAAAGgacaaaaaggagagaaaggagaaccCGGACCACCAGGACCAGCAGGCGAGAAGGGCCCACCTGGGCCAACTGGGCCTCcaggagaaaaaggagggaaaggtTCAAGAGGATCACCTGGCTCCaaaggtcagagaggttctcctGGCAAGACAGGACTGCCTGGACCAAGTGGAGACCCGGGACCACCAGGTCCACAGGGCAAAGATGGTCCACCTGGGCCACAAGGCCCACCAGGATTTCAAGGTCTGCAAGGAACTGTGGGAGAGCCAGGTGTACCAGGACCTCGAGGACTACCTGGGCTGCCTGGAGTCCCTGGACTACCTGGCCCACCTGGTCCACCTGGCCCACCAGGACTGCCAGGTCCAGGGATGCCAATGGCACTACAGAGTGAACCCACAACAGTGCCTGAGGCTAATG GTTGTTCTCCTCGTTGGAAGAACTATACAGAAAAGTGCTACTACTTTTCAATTGAAAGGGAAATTTTTGAAGAGGCAAAGTTATTCTGTGAGGAGAGGGCATCACATTTGGTTATCATAAACAACAAAGAAGAGCAG CAATGGATAAAAAGGCAGATTTTTGGGAAAGGCAGCTTCTGGATTGGACTAACAgattcagagaaggaaaatgaatggAGATGGCTGGATGGATCCATACCGGTTTACAC GAACTGGAAAACCGGACAACCTGATAATTGGAGCCATGGGCACGGACCAGGTGAAGATTGTGCTGGGTTGATCTATGCTGGGCTCTGGAATGACTTCTACTGTGAAGATGTTAACAATTTCATTTGTGAAAAAGACATGGACAAAG GGCAAATATTTGGGGTGTAA
- the COLEC12 gene encoding collectin-12 isoform X2 encodes MKDDFAEEEEVQSFGYKRFGIQEGTQCTKCKNNWALKFSIILLYILCALLTITVAILGYKVVEKMDNVTGGLETSHRRYTEKLTEVESGLKKLDDQAGQKAMNTNTELSSFRSDILALRQQLHDVAEKTTRNKDTLEKLQESGNVLDDRQSQMRSALDSNSFMIISVNKTLQSYTGYINNLQQDTSNIQTNLQNQVHSHNVVIMNLNNLNLTQIQQRNLISVLQKSMEDTSLAILRIKNDFQNLQQVVLQARKDTDWLKEKVQNLQTLAANNSALAKANNDTLEDMNNQLSSFSGQMENITTIAQANEQNLKDLQEQHKEYENRTSAKFNQLEERFQVFESDIVNIISNISYTAHHLRTLTSNLNEVRTTCTDTLSKHSDELIFMNSTLANIRLDSASLKVQQDLMRSRLDVEVANLSVIMEEMKLVDSKHGQLIKNFTILQGPLGPSGLKGQKGEKGEPGPPGPAGEKGPPGPTGPPGEKGGKGSRGSPGSKGQRGSPGKTGLPGPSGDPGPPGPQGKDGPPGPQGPPGFQGLQGTVGEPGVPGPRGLPGLPGVPGLPGPPGPPGPPGLPGPGMPMALQSEPTTVPEANGCSPRWKNYTEKCYYFSIEREIFEEAKLFCEERASHLVIINNKEEQQWIKRQIFGKGSFWIGLTDSEKENEWRWLDGSIPVYTNWKTGQPDNWSHGHGPGEDCAGLIYAGLWNDFYCEDVNNFICEKDMDKGQIFGV; translated from the exons TTGTAGAAAAAATGGACAATGTGACAGGTGGCTTGGAAACATCCCACAGAAGATACACAGAAAAGCTCACAGAGGTGGAAAGTGGTCTGAAGAAACTAG ATGACCAAGCTGGACAAAAAGCCATGAATACAAACACTGAACTGTCTAGCTTCAGATCTGATATTCTGGCTCTCCGTCAGCAACTTCATGACGTTGCAGAGAAAACTACCAGAAACAAAGATACACTGGAGAAGCTACAAGAGTCTGGAAATGTATTAGATGATAGGCAGAGCCAAATGAGAAGTGCCTTAGATAGTAACTCTTTCATGATCATCAGTGTCAATAAGACTCTTCAGTCGTATACTGGCTATATCAACAATCTTCAACAAGACACAAGTAATATCCAAACAAACTTGCAAAACCAAGTGCATTCTCATAATGTGGTCATCATGAACCTGAACAACTTGAACCTGACACAAATACAGCAAAGAAATCTTATCAGTGTCCTGCAGAAGTCAATGGAAGATACAAGCCTTGCTATTCTAAGAATCAAGAATGACTTTCAAAATCTGCAGCAGGTTGTCCTTCAAGCCCGAAAGGACACTGACTGGCTTAAGGAGAAAGTACAAAATTTACAGACTTTAGCCGCCAACAACTCAGCATTGGCAAAAGCTAACAATGATACACTTGAAGACATGAATAATCAGCTCAGCTCCTTCAGTGGGCAAATGGAGAACATCACCACAATTGCCCAAGCCAATGAACAAAATCTAAAGGATCTCCAGGAACAGCATAAAGAATATGAAAATAGAACTTCTGCCAAATTCAACCAGCTAGAAGAGAGGTTCCAGGTCTTTGAAAGTGATATAGTCAATATCATTAGCAACATCAGCTACACTGCTCATCATCTACGGACACTGACTAGCAATCTCAATGAGGTCAGGACAACTTGTACAGACACCTTAAGTAAACATTCGGATGAGCTGATTTTTATGAACAGCACGCTAGCCAATATTCGCTTAGACTCTGCATCTCTAAAGGTGCAACAGGATTTAATGAGGTCAAGGTTAGATGTTGAAGTTGCCAATTTGTCAGTAATCATGGAAGAAATGAAGCTCGTGGATTCCAAACATGGTCAACTCATCAAGAACTTCACTATCCTACAAG GTCCTCTTGGTCCCTCTGGCCTAAAAGgacaaaaaggagagaaaggagaaccCGGACCACCAGGACCAGCAGGCGAGAAGGGCCCACCTGGGCCAACTGGGCCTCcaggagaaaaaggagggaaaggtTCAAGAGGATCACCTGGCTCCaaaggtcagagaggttctcctGGCAAGACAGGACTGCCTGGACCAAGTGGAGACCCGGGACCACCAGGTCCACAGGGCAAAGATGGTCCACCTGGGCCACAAGGCCCACCAGGATTTCAAGGTCTGCAAGGAACTGTGGGAGAGCCAGGTGTACCAGGACCTCGAGGACTACCTGGGCTGCCTGGAGTCCCTGGACTACCTGGCCCACCTGGTCCACCTGGCCCACCAGGACTGCCAGGTCCAGGGATGCCAATGGCACTACAGAGTGAACCCACAACAGTGCCTGAGGCTAATG GTTGTTCTCCTCGTTGGAAGAACTATACAGAAAAGTGCTACTACTTTTCAATTGAAAGGGAAATTTTTGAAGAGGCAAAGTTATTCTGTGAGGAGAGGGCATCACATTTGGTTATCATAAACAACAAAGAAGAGCAG CAATGGATAAAAAGGCAGATTTTTGGGAAAGGCAGCTTCTGGATTGGACTAACAgattcagagaaggaaaatgaatggAGATGGCTGGATGGATCCATACCGGTTTACAC GAACTGGAAAACCGGACAACCTGATAATTGGAGCCATGGGCACGGACCAGGTGAAGATTGTGCTGGGTTGATCTATGCTGGGCTCTGGAATGACTTCTACTGTGAAGATGTTAACAATTTCATTTGTGAAAAAGACATGGACAAAG GGCAAATATTTGGGGTGTAA